From the Fulvia fulva chromosome 2, complete sequence genome, one window contains:
- a CDS encoding NAD(+) kinase, with product MPTSPGSNGVTGLFRSVKNKSTGSHNDDFDMAVDGEEHKPQAEANGVEANDFEQAFVRRGGDEHHRNSSDSEGISELLEVIFDKQDAQRRRASMVPETAGRPKHQRQATSCFVHSLLEEKTRAGDYFVKEDTLHEPGDKHTEHNPEQGNHTQSRLLTKKQLSDMAFGIRELSKKLGHIRLLLKVRNVFLLTKAHDKTLIGKTREISEWLLSQQNAEGKGYIVWVEETMKDNKTFDAQGLTSKDESYTDRLKYWNNEICAKKPHQFEICLALGGDGTVLYASWLFQRIVPPVMSFALGSLGFLTKFDFEKFEKTLPRAFNDGVTVSLRLRFEATIMRSTRRENGEDSDRDLVDELIGNGSDDATTHKPDGSNNILNDIVLDRGPTPTMTSIEVFGDDEHFTTVQADGICVATPTGSTAYNLAAGGSLCHPDNPVILVTAIAPHTLSFRPIILPDTIVLRIGVPYDARASCWASFDGKERSELRPGDYVTISASRFPFPSVLPLDRRSEDWVDSISRTLNWNNRQRQKAFDDKK from the coding sequence ATGCCCACTTCTCCTGGCTCCAATGGCGTTACTGGTCTGTTCAGGAGCGTCAAGAACAAGTCGACTGGCTCCCACAACGACGACTTCGACATGGCAGTAGACGGCGAAGAACACAAACCCCAAGCCGAGGCGAATGGCGTCGAGGCCAACGACTTTGAGCAGGCATTCGTACGGCGAGGGGGAGATGAGCATCATCGGAATTCGAGCGACTCAGAGGGCATATCGGAGCTGTTGGAAGTCATATTTGACAAGCAAGATGCGCAACGGAGACGAGCCAGCATGGTGCCTGAAACTGCCGGACGGCCAAAGCATCAAAGGCAGGCGACATCATGCTTCGTGCACTCCTTGCTAGAAGAGAAGACGAGAGCGGGCGACTACTTCGTGAAAGAAGATACGCTACATGAGCCTGGGGACAAGCACACTGAGCATAATCCAGAGCAAGGCAATCATACCCAGTCACGACTGCTTACGAAGAAGCAATTGTCAGATATGGCATTCGGCATAAGAGAACTTTCAAAGAAGCTAGGGCATATACGCCTTCTCTTGAAGGTCAGGAACGTCTTCTTATTGACGAAGGCGCACGACAAGACTTTGATCGGCAAGACGCGAGAGATATCAGAATGGCTGCTCTCGCAACAGAATGCAGAGGGCAAGGGGTATATCGTGTGGGTAGAGGAGACGATGAAGGACAACAAGACGTTCGATGCCCAAGGACTAACATCCAAGGACGAGTCATATACGGACCGACTCAAGTACTGGAATAACGAAATCTGTGCCAAGAAGCCCCATCAGTTCGAGATCTGTCTCGCTCTGGGAGGTGATGGCACAGTCCTCTATGCTTCCTGGCTTTTCCAGCGCATTGTGCCACCAGTAATGTCTTTCGCTCTTGGATCTCTAGGCTTCCTTACCAAGTTCGATTTCGAGAAGTTCGAGAAGACACTACCTCGAGCTTTTAACGACGGTGTCACTGTATCACTACGTCTACGATTTGAAGCAACCATAATGCGATCGACACGACGGGAGAACGGCGAAGACAGCGATCGAGATCTCGTCGATGAACTTATAGGGAATGGCAGCGACGATGCGACAACTCACAAGCCTGATGGCAGCAACAACATTCTCAACGATATCGTGCTTGACCGTGGCCCTACACCAACCATGACTAGCATCGAAGTCTTCGGAGACGACGAGCACTTCACGACAGTGCAAGCAGACGGCATCTGTGTTGCAACGCCGACTGGCTCAACAGCATACAACCTCGCAGCAGGCGGCAGTCTGTGCCACCCAGACAATCCTGTCATCCTCGTCACGGCAATCGCACCTCACACGCTCAGCTTCAGACCCATCATCTTGCCTGATACTATCGTTCTAAGGATTGGTGTACCTTATGACGCCAGAGCGAGCTGCTGGGCAAGCTTCGATGGTAAGGAGAGGTCAGAGCTACGACCAGGCGATTATGTCACAATATCCGCGAGCAGATTTCCATTCCCGAGTGTGTTGCCCCTGGATCGAAGAAGTGAAGACTGGGTCGACAGCATCTCCAGGACACTGAACTGGAACAATAGGCAACGACAAAAAGCCTTCGATGATAAAAAGTAA
- a CDS encoding Pre-rRNA-processing protein las1 translates to MARYTITPWRHHSDLLKVRQQLYGRSKDGQDHRRHAVNRVLAWKLRGSLPHAIESTALLIDAILHHASSASNSPFSIRAVYTAAFTRFVTGFCDIGRNKERSLEPSSMLDIAKQIGMPVEFVALRHEATHEEMPGIGRLVKVTERALKWLWEVYWSKLPEDESAEIVAASLASLKDEARRLLKEFRMTHREALRAKQSVVAQDSVSRTSEVCRSLCGNSNAKMSAFVEVLIQDRLLSPSKRKLGALMDGAFLIWDPLLKDIARKQRRFIPCLVTGILEAVGASSSAPAARDVDKEALSQWLIQIDFDENWMASRSDHEQHDLEVEIWKWCTLHANHWTSWLGQKLEQHNDAQIPGEWAELLQASRLGYEEAGEDNAEDLADPDVDARGALSAVGNASQSVPSPWSRVAIPISTPIGVVL, encoded by the coding sequence ATGGCAAGATACACCATCACACCTTGGCGTCATCACAGCGACCTCCTCAAAGTGCGCCAACAACTTTACGGACGCAGCAAGGATGGCCAAGACCACCGTCGCCATGCAGTCAACCGTGTCCTTGCCTGGAAACTCCGCGGCAGCCTACCTCATGCCATCGAATCCACCGCACTGCTGATCGACGCAATCCTCCATCACGCATCTTCTGCAAGCAACTCTCCCTTCAGCATCCGCGCAGTCTACACGGCAGCTTTCACCCGCTTCGTGACAGGCTTCTGTGACATAGGCCGCAACAAGGAGCGATCCCTGGAGCCATCGAGTATGCTAGACATTGCCAAGCAGATCGGTATGCCAGTGGAGTTCGTCGCACTGCGGCACGAGGCAACGCATGAGGAGATGCCAGGGATCGGCAGGCTAGTGAAAGTCACAGAGCGAGCACTGAAGTGGTTGTGGGAGGTGTATTGGAGCAAGCTACCTGAAGACGAAAGTGCAGAGATCGTGGCGGCAAGTCTCGCAAGTCTTAAAGATGAGGCAAGGAGGCTCTTAAAAGAATTTAGGATGACGCATCGTGAAGCTTTGCGTGCGAAGCAAAGCGTAGTCGCGCAGGACTCGGTGAGCAGGACGAGCGAAGTCTGTCGAAGCCTGTGCGGGAACAGCAACGCGAAGATGAGCGCTTTCGTCGAAGTCTTGATTCAAGATAGGCTACTGAGTCCGTCGAAACGGAAGCTAGGCGCATTGATGGATGGCGCTTTCTTGATCTGGGATCCGCTACTGAAGGATATCGCCAGGAAGCAGAGGCGCTTTATCCCATGTCTTGTGACAGGCATTCTTGAGGCCGTCGGCGCCTCGTCTTCGGCGCCTGCAGCGCGAGACGTCGACAAGGAAGCTCTGAGCCAGTGGCTGATCCAGATAGACTTTGACGAGAATTGGATGGCGTCTCGTTCTGATCATGAGCAGCATGACCTTGAGGTGGAAATTTGGAAGTGGTGCACTCTTCACGCCAATCACTGGACCTCGTGGCTGGGTCAGAAGCTCGAACAGCACAACGATGCGCAGATTCCAGGTGAATGGGCCGAGCTCCTCCAAGCGAGTCGACTGGGTTACGAGGAGGCCGGTGAAGACAATGCTGAAGATCTTGCGGATCCTGATGTCGATGCTCGCGGTGCATTGTCGGCGGTTGGCAATGCAAGCCAGTCTGTGCCATCGCCTTGGAGTCGTGTGGCTATACCCATCAGCACTCCCATCGGGGTGGTTTTGTAG
- a CDS encoding Transport protein particle subunit trs31, whose product MPGMSNPPPPSTAPTKEPTFTPIHAAKPFQSTLRYPSSRKTIYDRNLNRTKATETSLASFSYLFNTLITYHHSKSGSVSEIETRLNRAAYPIGIKLLDLLLYRQSPRSAQRPTRILDLLQFVHGTLWRALFNRPADALEQSNSKKNEYMIVDNEPIVNTYISIPKEMSQLNCAAFVAGIIEGICDAAGFSTEGVSAHWSEGDEMWPGKTIFLLRFKEGVVERDEAIKASAG is encoded by the coding sequence ATGCCCGGCATGAGCAACCCACCTCCGCCATCCACAGCTCCCACAAAGGAACCTACCTTCACCCCAATCCACGCCGCCAAACCCTTCCAATCCACCCTCCGCTACCCATCATCCCGCAAAACAATCTACGACCGCAACCTAAACCGCACAAAAGCCACTGAGACCTCCCTTGCCTCCTTCTCATACCTCTTCAATACGCTCATCACATACCACCACTCCAAGTCTGGCAGCGTTAGCGAAATCGAGACACGTCTCAACCGTGCTGCATACCCCATTGGGATAAAGCTGCTCGACTTGCTGTTGTATCGACAGTCCCCCCGCTCAGCGCAGAGGCCAACAAGGATATTGGATCTACTCCAATTTGTGCATGGGACCTTATGGAGGGCCCTGTTCAACCGCCCTGCGGACGCGTTGGAGCAGAGTAACAGCAAGAAGAATGAGTATATGATCGTGGACAACGAGCCGATTGTGAATACGTATATCAGTATTCCCAAGGAGATGAGTCAATTGAACTGCGCTGCGTTCGTGGCTGGGATTATTGAGGGGATCTGTGATGCAGCAGGGTTCAGTACGGAGGGTGTGAGTGCCCATTGGAGTGAGGGCGACGAGATGTGGCCAGGAAAGACCATTTTCTTACTGAGGTTTAAGGAGGGCGTTGTGGAAAGGGATGAGGCCATTAAGGCGAGCGCTGGATGA
- a CDS encoding Hephaestin-like protein, with the protein MALSASLVALSALAFSHASRASSHTNHSSTFPACVASMDGQLPSATPADFEFSGTVRRYYIAAEEVEWNYAPTGWDNWLGVPLNLSPRANAVVGSYNTTYLKALYRGYTDDTFTQMSEQPPWQGTQGPTVRSEVGDMVEIMFVNKLSHNYATMHSVGLAYNKMNEGGDSPPVASAVGPGECAVYKWLANEGAGPNDNSPAWAHSYHSYVDLDIDLNSGLLGPQIVYASGQMNATMLKYKEFSLLYMIYKEGQSFLSAANAQRLNGNHSAEAMSSKWGMLDTEHLWSGDYSSWHPQLVNMNSSYRFSGAASFHTMNGYIFANNPPFEMCQNDQAICYAYSYGGASHVFHMHGNGVMDDGRKQFSVSLNDGVSKTLYMSASDTGLWQVICHVSNHHQDGMVANYLVKDSALCAK; encoded by the exons ATGGCTCTGTCAGCCTCACTCGTCGCGTTGTCAGCTTTGGCCTTTTCCCATGCATCAAGAGCATCGTCACACACGAACCACTCGTCAACTTTTCCAGCATGCGTCGCTTCTATGGACGGACAGTTACCCTCTGCGACTCCTGCCGACTTCGAATTCTCTGGTACTGTGCGACGTTACTACATCGCTGCTGAGGAAGTCGAATGGAACTACGCTCCGACTGGTTGGGACAACTGGCTCGGTGTGCCGCTGAATCTTTCTCCACGCGCGAACGCCGTCGTGGGGTCATATAATACCACCTACCTCAAGGCACTTTATCGAGGCTACACAGATGACACCTTCACCCAGATGTCTGAACAACCCCCGTGGCAGGGCACTCAGGGCCCAACAGTCCGAAGCGAAGTTGGCGATATGGTTGAAATCATGTTTGTCAACAAGCTGTCTCACAACTACGCTACAATGCACTCCGTGGGTCTTGCATACAACAAGATGAATGAAGGGGGAGACTCTCCGCCCGTCGCTTCTGCTGTTGGACCAGGAGAATGTGCCGTCTACAAATGGCTGGCAAACGAAGGCGCTGGACCAAACGAcaacagtccagcttgg GCACATAGCTATCACTCTTATGTCGACCTTGATATTGACCTCAACTCTGGTCTCTTGGGTCCCCAGATCGTGTATGCCTCAGGACAGATGAACGCGACCATGCTGAAATACAAAGAGTTCTCCTTGCTCTACATGATCTACAAGGAAGGCCAGTCTTTCTTATCTGCTGCAAATGCCCAGAGACTGAACGGCAACCACTCGGCTGAGGCGATGTCTTCGAAATGGGGCATGTTGGACACGGAGCACCTTTGGAGCGGGGACTATTCAAGCTGGCATCCTCAACTCGTCAACATGAACAGTTCTTACCGGTTCTCGGGAGCAGCAAGTTTCC ATACTATGAATGGCTACATATTCGCCAACAACCCACCCTTCGAGATGTGCCAGAACGATCAGGCTATCTGCTATGCCTATTCATATGGAGGGGCAAGCCACGTGTTCCATATGCACGGTAATGGTGTGATGGATGATGGGAGAAAGCAGTTCTCTGTGAGTCTGAACGATGGTGTCAGCAAGACTCTCTACATGAGTGCGAGTGACACGGGTCTGTGGCAAGTCATTTGTCACGTCAGTAACCATCATCAGGATGGCATGGTGGCCAACTATCTGGTCAAAGACAGCGCATTGTGTGCCAAGTAG